From a single Hymenobacter sp. YIM 151500-1 genomic region:
- a CDS encoding reprolysin-like metallopeptidase gives MAGRTQAQQVLWADAPRLPQAARPAAQPLSFYRAVDFRLDALRQTLQAAPPADAARRGVSLVVVSLPLPDGTSQRFRVEAAAVMHPQLAARYPAIQTYAAQGLDDPTATARLDITPAGFHAQILAADKTVYIDPVAGSPETHRVFERRAMAARPFGCATPAGAAAADRSRTAARPNGAQLRTFRLALACTGEYATYHGGTKQSALAAMVTSINRVNGIYERELAVRMVLVPNTDELIYLNGTTDPYTNTNGSAMLDQNQTTVDQRIGAGSYDVGHVFSTGGGGIARVASVCEAGDKARGVTGFATPETDAFDVDFVAHEIGHQFGADHTFNSDKEACSGVNRTPESAYEPGSGSTIMAYAGICGTDNLQPNSDPYFHSRSYDQILDHLAGAGSCGISTPTGNRAPAVNAGRNFRIPVGTPFVLTGSATDPDGDGLTFAWEQYNLGPAGSVTAPTGDAPLFRALPPTASASRTFPRLANLLTGAPSVGEVLPTTGRRLVFRLVARDNRAGGGGVAYDSMHVVVVPTAGPFVVQAPNTAAATWQAGAPQQVLWDVAGTAQAAVGAAQVDILLSTDGGLTYPITLAAATPNDGCETLTLPASVAATAQARIRVQATGGIFFDVSNQNFTIQPLSGPAFFLRGPACGAAALQLCPGNTASTTVGTGALQGFTGQLTLSADNLPTGLTATFNSATVAAGAEATVTFTAGANTPSGTYQVAVKGSSGGQTRTVEVPLTVLPAARQAPAVTFPAAGSTATLLRPRITWGAVANASAYEVQIATDAAFTTLVLNQPSVAGTALVPGAGVLRPATGYFLRVRALSTCGPGPYSAPLAFRTGIVNCQTYLAASVPVALPSASPFVVSSTVTVTSSDRVTSLRVRDLALTHANAGELEITLTNPAGRRAVLLPRQCAGSGTLSLTFDETAAGPLPCPPAAGATVRPAASLLDLLNSPAQGTWTLTIADNAAGNGGTLTGWSLELCTMLEPPAPPSDLTVVQTGPDASPVANLTWTDNSPNETGFEIERSATGPDGFVRLATAGPNVTSYEDALRANGTYCYRVRAVGANGVSAYSNEGCLTLTNVPPQASSVLAGLSVWPNPGTGLFELKLDNDREGTVTLRVLDAVGRIISTQTLTKTTVTAQLPLDLRRLGAGLYLLHLTAAGESEVVRVVKE, from the coding sequence ATGGCCGGCCGAACCCAGGCCCAGCAGGTGCTGTGGGCCGATGCCCCGCGCCTGCCCCAGGCTGCCCGGCCGGCCGCGCAACCGTTGTCGTTTTACCGGGCGGTGGATTTCCGACTGGATGCCCTACGTCAGACCTTACAGGCGGCTCCGCCCGCCGATGCGGCCCGGCGCGGAGTCAGTCTGGTGGTCGTGTCGCTGCCCCTGCCCGATGGTACTTCCCAGCGCTTCCGGGTGGAGGCGGCGGCGGTGATGCACCCGCAGCTGGCCGCCCGCTACCCCGCCATCCAGACCTACGCCGCCCAGGGCCTCGACGACCCCACGGCCACGGCCCGCCTCGATATAACCCCTGCCGGCTTCCACGCCCAGATTCTGGCCGCCGACAAAACCGTGTACATCGACCCGGTGGCGGGCAGCCCGGAAACTCATCGGGTATTTGAGCGCCGCGCTATGGCGGCCAGGCCCTTCGGGTGCGCCACGCCGGCTGGTGCGGCCGCCGCGGACCGCTCCCGGACGGCGGCCCGGCCCAACGGGGCCCAGCTGCGCACTTTCCGGCTGGCCCTGGCTTGCACCGGCGAGTACGCCACCTACCACGGCGGCACCAAGCAGAGCGCCCTGGCGGCCATGGTCACGTCCATCAACCGCGTCAATGGCATTTATGAGCGGGAGCTGGCCGTGCGGATGGTGCTGGTGCCCAACACGGATGAGCTGATTTACTTGAACGGCACCACCGACCCCTACACCAACACCAACGGCTCGGCCATGCTGGACCAGAACCAGACCACCGTGGACCAGCGCATCGGGGCGGGCAGCTACGACGTGGGGCACGTGTTTAGCACCGGGGGCGGAGGCATTGCCCGCGTGGCTTCGGTGTGCGAGGCCGGTGATAAAGCACGCGGCGTAACCGGCTTCGCCACGCCCGAAACCGACGCCTTCGACGTGGATTTCGTGGCCCACGAAATCGGCCACCAGTTCGGCGCCGACCACACGTTCAACAGCGACAAAGAAGCCTGCTCGGGCGTCAACCGCACGCCGGAGTCGGCCTACGAGCCGGGCTCGGGCTCCACCATCATGGCCTACGCCGGCATCTGCGGCACCGACAACCTCCAGCCCAACTCCGACCCCTACTTCCATTCCCGCAGCTACGACCAGATTCTGGACCACCTGGCTGGGGCCGGCAGCTGCGGCATCAGCACCCCCACCGGCAACCGTGCCCCGGCCGTAAATGCCGGCCGCAACTTCCGCATTCCGGTGGGCACGCCCTTTGTGCTGACCGGCTCCGCCACCGACCCCGACGGCGACGGGCTGACCTTTGCCTGGGAGCAGTACAACCTGGGCCCGGCCGGCAGTGTTACCGCCCCCACCGGCGACGCGCCCCTGTTCCGGGCCCTGCCACCCACCGCTTCGGCCAGCCGCACGTTTCCGCGCCTGGCTAACCTGCTGACCGGGGCGCCGTCGGTGGGCGAGGTGCTGCCCACCACGGGGCGGCGCCTGGTGTTCCGGCTGGTGGCCCGCGACAACCGCGCCGGCGGCGGGGGCGTAGCCTATGACTCTATGCACGTGGTGGTAGTGCCCACGGCGGGGCCGTTTGTGGTGCAGGCGCCCAACACGGCCGCCGCCACCTGGCAGGCTGGGGCACCTCAGCAAGTGCTTTGGGACGTAGCCGGCACGGCCCAGGCTGCCGTGGGAGCCGCGCAGGTTGACATTCTGCTCTCGACGGACGGCGGCCTCACCTACCCCATCACCCTGGCCGCGGCCACCCCCAACGACGGCTGCGAAACCCTTACGCTGCCTGCCAGCGTGGCGGCCACCGCCCAGGCCCGCATTCGGGTGCAGGCCACGGGCGGCATCTTCTTCGACGTTTCCAACCAAAACTTTACCATTCAGCCTCTGAGCGGCCCGGCGTTTTTCCTGCGCGGACCGGCTTGCGGGGCGGCGGCTTTGCAGCTGTGCCCCGGCAACACCGCCAGCACGACCGTGGGAACGGGCGCCTTGCAGGGCTTCACGGGGCAGCTCACGCTGAGCGCCGACAACCTGCCCACCGGCCTGACGGCCACGTTTAACTCCGCCACTGTGGCGGCCGGGGCCGAAGCCACCGTCACCTTCACGGCGGGCGCCAACACGCCGTCGGGGACGTACCAGGTGGCGGTGAAGGGCAGCAGCGGCGGCCAGACCCGCACCGTGGAAGTGCCCCTGACCGTGCTGCCCGCGGCCCGGCAGGCTCCCGCCGTTACATTTCCGGCGGCGGGCAGCACGGCTACTCTGCTACGGCCGCGCATTACGTGGGGCGCCGTTGCCAATGCCAGCGCCTACGAGGTGCAGATAGCCACCGATGCCGCCTTCACCACCCTCGTACTCAACCAGCCTAGCGTGGCGGGCACGGCTTTGGTGCCGGGCGCGGGCGTGCTGCGCCCGGCCACCGGCTATTTCCTGCGGGTGCGGGCCCTGAGCACTTGCGGGCCGGGCCCGTACTCGGCCCCGTTGGCTTTCCGCACGGGCATTGTCAACTGCCAAACCTACCTGGCCGCTTCGGTGCCGGTGGCTTTGCCCAGCGCCAGCCCGTTTGTCGTCAGCTCCACGGTTACCGTGACCAGCTCGGACCGCGTGACCAGCCTGCGGGTGCGCGACCTGGCCCTGACCCACGCCAATGCCGGGGAGCTGGAAATTACGCTGACCAATCCGGCCGGGCGACGGGCCGTGCTGCTGCCGCGCCAGTGCGCGGGGTCGGGGACCTTGTCGTTGACCTTCGACGAAACGGCCGCTGGACCCCTGCCCTGCCCGCCTGCGGCCGGCGCCACCGTGCGTCCCGCTGCGTCCTTGCTCGACTTGCTCAACAGCCCCGCCCAGGGCACCTGGACCCTGACCATTGCCGACAACGCCGCGGGCAACGGTGGCACGCTCACGGGCTGGAGCCTGGAGCTGTGCACGATGCTGGAGCCGCCCGCCCCGCCCTCCGACCTCACCGTCGTGCAAACCGGCCCCGATGCCAGCCCCGTTGCCAACCTCACCTGGACCGACAACTCCCCCAACGAAACCGGTTTTGAAATCGAACGGTCGGCCACTGGCCCCGACGGGTTTGTGCGCCTGGCCACGGCGGGCCCGAACGTTACTTCCTACGAAGACGCGCTGCGGGCCAATGGCACGTACTGCTACCGGGTGCGGGCCGTGGGTGCCAACGGCGTATCGGCTTACTCCAACGAGGGATGCCTGACCCTGACGAACGTTCCGCCCCAGGCGTCCAGTGTGCTGGCCGGCCTCAGCGTGTGGCCCAATCCGGGCACGGGCTTGTTTGAGCTGAAGCTGGACAACGACCGGGAGGGCACCGTCACCCTGCGCGTGCTCGACGCCGTGGGCCGCATCATCAGCACCCAAACCCTGACCAAAACCACAGTTACGGCGCAGCTACCGCTGGACCTGCGCCGCCTCGGCGCCGGCCTCTACCTCCTGCACCTCACTGCCGCGGGCGAGTCGGAAGTGGTGCGGGTGGTGAAGGAATAA
- a CDS encoding ComEA family DNA-binding protein, with amino-acid sequence MPRLKRTRAENGGQPCQPCWRLTLLALLTCLIYPAQAQEYARPAVADLDRLTQELFAEIQSDQVPYEDLYETLLQYYQTPLNLNTATREDLRGLLLLSETQITALLSHRQQLGPLLSVYELQSVEGFDLRTIYRVLPFVTVQASGPAGLGPLWQRIRREDNNALFLRYERVLQDRRGYAAPDTVRGGAPATRYLGSPDKLLVRYRVSHAKDFSLGFTAEKDAGEALTWDPATRRYGADFYSAHFVVQERGRLKTLALGDYQLQFGQGLLLSSGLAVGKGAETITTLRRSSVGVRPYSSVLENTFFRGAAATVQVLPRVQVTGFASHRRADATVQLPADSLAGFDEFSSGLLLTGFHRTPTELRNRQALRETVLGGHLGYTSTGGDFAAGLTAVNTLFDKPLQRRPEPYNVYEFRGRRNLALGAHYSYVWRNLLLFGETARSSSGGLGTVNGLLASLSPAADVAVLYRRYARHFHSLYGNALSENTRNSNENGLYLGLKLRPASRWEVAAYYDQFRFPWLRYRVGAPSTGHDWLVRLTFSPSKTSLLYVQLRQRTKALNADTLRPVPLPVPTQRRSLLLFYDASPTPTLSLRTRLQGTQYSEDLGPRRRGFVLAQDVTVTPLPRLRLSARYALFDTDDYDTRQYVFEQDVLYAFSVPALAGRGTRAYALAQVEISRHLTLWLRYADTHYRHQRTVGSGLEEIQGPRRSEVKAQVRYRF; translated from the coding sequence GTGCCCCGCCTGAAGCGGACAAGAGCTGAAAATGGGGGCCAACCCTGCCAACCCTGCTGGCGCCTGACCCTGCTTGCCCTCCTGACCTGCCTCATCTACCCAGCTCAGGCCCAGGAGTATGCTCGTCCGGCCGTGGCCGACCTTGACCGGCTGACTCAAGAGCTGTTTGCCGAAATCCAGAGCGACCAGGTGCCGTACGAGGACCTCTACGAAACGCTGCTGCAGTACTACCAAACCCCGCTTAACCTTAATACGGCCACCCGCGAAGACCTGCGCGGCCTGCTGCTGCTGTCCGAAACCCAGATTACGGCTCTGCTCAGCCACCGCCAGCAGCTGGGGCCGCTGCTGAGCGTGTATGAGCTGCAAAGTGTGGAGGGTTTTGATTTGCGGACCATCTACCGCGTGCTGCCCTTCGTGACGGTGCAGGCCAGTGGGCCGGCGGGGCTGGGGCCGCTGTGGCAGCGCATCCGCCGCGAAGACAACAACGCCCTGTTTCTGCGCTACGAGCGGGTGCTCCAGGACCGCCGCGGCTACGCCGCCCCCGACACCGTGCGCGGCGGGGCGCCGGCCACCCGCTACCTGGGCTCCCCCGACAAGCTGCTGGTGCGCTACCGCGTCAGCCACGCCAAGGACTTCAGCCTGGGCTTCACGGCTGAGAAAGACGCCGGCGAGGCGCTGACCTGGGACCCCGCCACCCGCCGCTACGGCGCCGACTTTTACTCGGCCCACTTTGTAGTGCAGGAGCGGGGCCGATTGAAAACCCTGGCTCTAGGTGATTATCAGCTGCAATTCGGGCAAGGGCTGCTGCTGTCCTCGGGGCTGGCGGTGGGCAAGGGGGCCGAAACCATAACCACCCTACGGCGCAGCTCGGTGGGCGTGCGGCCCTACTCCTCGGTGCTGGAAAACACGTTTTTCCGGGGCGCAGCCGCCACGGTGCAGGTGCTGCCCCGAGTGCAGGTCACGGGCTTCGCCAGCCACCGCCGCGCCGATGCCACCGTGCAGCTCCCGGCCGACTCCCTAGCCGGGTTCGACGAGTTTTCGTCGGGCCTGCTCCTGACCGGCTTCCACCGCACGCCCACCGAGCTGCGCAACCGCCAGGCCCTGCGCGAAACCGTGCTGGGCGGCCACCTGGGCTACACCAGCACGGGCGGCGACTTCGCGGCCGGCCTCACGGCCGTCAATACGTTGTTTGATAAGCCCTTGCAGCGGCGGCCTGAGCCCTACAATGTCTATGAGTTTCGGGGGCGGCGCAACCTGGCGCTGGGCGCGCACTACAGCTACGTGTGGCGCAACCTGCTGCTGTTCGGCGAAACGGCCCGCTCCAGCAGCGGCGGCCTGGGCACCGTGAACGGCCTGCTGGCCAGCCTCAGCCCCGCCGCCGACGTGGCCGTGCTCTACCGCCGCTACGCCCGCCACTTCCACAGCCTCTACGGCAACGCACTCAGCGAAAACACCCGCAATAGCAACGAAAACGGCCTGTACCTGGGCCTGAAGCTGCGGCCCGCTTCGCGCTGGGAAGTAGCCGCCTACTACGACCAGTTCCGCTTCCCGTGGCTGCGCTACCGGGTGGGCGCCCCCAGCACCGGCCACGACTGGCTGGTGCGCCTCACCTTCAGCCCCAGCAAAACCAGCCTGCTCTACGTGCAGCTGCGCCAGCGCACCAAGGCCCTCAACGCCGACACGCTGCGCCCCGTGCCCCTGCCCGTACCCACCCAGCGCCGCAGCCTGCTCTTGTTCTACGACGCCAGCCCCACGCCCACGCTCAGCCTGCGCACCCGCCTGCAAGGCACCCAGTACAGCGAAGACCTGGGCCCGCGCCGCCGCGGCTTCGTGCTGGCCCAGGATGTAACCGTGACGCCCCTGCCGCGTCTGCGCCTCTCGGCCCGCTACGCCCTCTTCGACACCGACGACTACGACACCCGCCAGTACGTGTTCGAGCAAGACGTGCTCTACGCCTTCTCCGTGCCCGCCCTGGCCGGCCGTGGCACCCGCGCCTACGCCCTGGCCCAGGTGGAAATCAGCCGCCACCTCACCCTCTGGCTCCGCTACGCCGACACCCACTACCGCCACCAGCGCACCGTCGGCTCCGGCCTGGAGGAAATCCAGGGCCCCCGCCGCTCGGAGGTGAAAGCCCAGGTGCGGTATCGGTTTTAG
- a CDS encoding PorV/PorQ family protein, which yields MSMRAHAQGYGPGVWGARAAGLGRASVTLANDAWAAGNNPAGLGELGTKTVGFQAANQFLLANLNTVGLAVALPVGAARPAPAVPGVPAAVAAAQAPRYGVVGVTARRFGNQQYAEQGLGLSYGYRLGTVSVGARLEVLQLSIEGLGSRRAVAASLGGQADIVPRKLTFGASLSNLNQARLAPDQDERLPTVLRAGLAYRPSKKVLLLTEVEKDVEQDADVRAGLEYQVLAPLALRAGLSALTEQLTGGVGFRAGQLRIDYAAAWHTALGLSQHLSVEVSVGKLGQKP from the coding sequence ATGAGTATGAGGGCCCACGCCCAGGGCTACGGCCCCGGCGTGTGGGGCGCCCGCGCGGCGGGCCTGGGCCGGGCCTCCGTCACGCTGGCCAACGATGCCTGGGCGGCTGGCAACAACCCCGCCGGCCTGGGCGAGCTGGGTACCAAAACCGTTGGCTTTCAGGCCGCCAATCAGTTTCTGCTGGCTAATTTAAACACCGTGGGGCTGGCCGTGGCCCTACCCGTGGGCGCGGCGCGGCCGGCCCCAGCCGTGCCCGGCGTGCCGGCCGCCGTGGCTGCGGCCCAAGCTCCGCGCTACGGGGTAGTGGGCGTCACGGCCCGGCGCTTCGGCAACCAGCAGTACGCCGAGCAGGGCCTGGGCCTGAGCTACGGCTACCGCCTGGGCACGGTGAGCGTGGGCGCCCGGCTGGAGGTGTTGCAGCTCAGCATCGAAGGGCTGGGCAGCCGCCGGGCCGTAGCCGCCTCGCTGGGCGGGCAGGCCGACATTGTGCCGCGCAAGCTCACGTTCGGGGCCAGCCTCAGCAACCTCAACCAGGCCCGCCTGGCCCCCGACCAGGACGAGCGCCTGCCCACCGTGCTGCGGGCCGGCCTGGCCTACCGACCCTCTAAAAAAGTGCTGCTGCTCACCGAAGTAGAAAAAGACGTGGAGCAGGATGCCGACGTGCGTGCCGGCCTGGAGTACCAGGTGCTGGCGCCGCTGGCGCTGCGGGCCGGCCTCTCGGCCCTCACCGAGCAGCTTACCGGCGGCGTGGGCTTCCGCGCCGGCCAGCTGCGCATCGACTACGCCGCTGCCTGGCATACTGCCCTGGGCCTGAGCCAGCACCTGAGCGTGGAGGTTTCGGTGGGGAAACTGGGGCAGAAGCCATGA
- a CDS encoding peptidoglycan DD-metalloendopeptidase family protein has translation MKKPYSVLLLGAVLAVPALSHAQPTPRAVFYQHRQLLTAAPGRAPELVGTAVAPKPGRLAPGPVVALSPAQIDARLSVPTGWVLFQGVQAPASRQWSYLERTVIGNDYRLWVYNAGTGQRELLFDQGSSPAPGLAFKPIAWGPQSRVLYMEALRFDTDLNHEGVWAYDLATRQARRLSLPAGYFSTPLLSPDGQQLLYSLSTAARPDRLHGAADAVAVFSLTARTQTVLARRPNADFTVAGWSADDLNAADVQAASTEAPPAEASSLVAQASAIEYRLPWDAGRTYYVSRHGTPAPSQPHSPSGPRITVYDGIAQHSYAAIDFDTPDNADQNVRAAAAGQVTVASDCGCGYGNLVVVQHADGTRTYYGHNKSIRVAVGQQVQTGTVLGLEGTTGQSSGDHIHFEWRAAGGNASTIGTFADAGQPRQGFPYLSSTPAPGSTPPPATDTQAPTSTLAAVGGTTQSADFTVNFTDADNVGVAERFYQVLENTGAEWRANRGNGFYNDNFGTGALHPDYTLGQADWQGTWAVTTDGRLRQSSLTATNTAATTFLSQTAGNAYLYHFAARLVGDDNTRTGRFGLHLMASDATLRERGNSYLVWFTNDDQKVRIIETINNVLYERASADVVVAAGSFADYKISYSTNSGTIRVFQNNRPVLSWTDATPLTSGSYMSLRTNQAQVDFDDLKVYKARSTSKVVTVGSATSKDARRVSPNSTTPACKVKSMVRDAAGNWSAAGNLDIIIPAPASAATALRADVYPNPLETNATLRYALPGSAPVRVAVLDRFGRTVLSWPEETQAAGTHELALTRLASLAPGTYFVQVRAGRQATVTRVVRQ, from the coding sequence ATGAAAAAACCCTACTCCGTCCTCCTGTTGGGGGCCGTGCTGGCTGTGCCTGCCCTCAGCCACGCCCAACCCACCCCACGTGCAGTTTTTTACCAACACCGCCAGCTGCTGACTGCCGCGCCCGGCCGTGCGCCTGAACTGGTAGGCACGGCCGTTGCACCTAAGCCCGGCCGCCTCGCGCCGGGGCCCGTGGTGGCCCTTAGCCCCGCCCAGATAGACGCCCGCCTGAGCGTGCCCACTGGCTGGGTGCTGTTTCAGGGTGTGCAGGCGCCGGCCTCCCGGCAATGGTCGTATTTGGAGCGCACCGTTATTGGCAATGACTACCGCCTGTGGGTGTACAACGCCGGCACCGGGCAGCGGGAGCTACTGTTTGACCAGGGCAGCAGTCCAGCGCCGGGCCTGGCATTCAAGCCCATTGCCTGGGGGCCGCAGAGCCGGGTGCTGTACATGGAAGCGCTGCGTTTTGATACCGACCTCAACCACGAAGGCGTGTGGGCCTACGACCTCGCCACGCGCCAGGCCCGGCGCCTGTCCCTGCCGGCCGGCTACTTCAGCACTCCCCTGCTCTCGCCCGACGGCCAGCAATTGCTCTACTCCCTGAGCACGGCCGCACGGCCCGACCGTCTGCACGGCGCCGCTGATGCCGTGGCCGTGTTCAGCCTGACGGCCCGCACCCAGACTGTGCTGGCCCGCCGCCCCAATGCCGACTTCACCGTGGCTGGCTGGAGCGCCGATGACCTGAACGCGGCCGACGTGCAGGCGGCTTCCACGGAAGCTCCGCCCGCCGAGGCCTCTTCGCTGGTAGCCCAGGCTTCGGCCATTGAGTACCGCCTGCCCTGGGACGCGGGCCGCACCTACTACGTGTCGCGGCACGGCACGCCGGCACCTTCGCAGCCTCACTCGCCCAGCGGGCCGCGCATCACGGTGTACGACGGCATTGCCCAGCACTCCTACGCGGCCATCGACTTCGACACCCCGGACAATGCCGACCAGAACGTGCGGGCCGCTGCCGCAGGGCAGGTGACGGTGGCCAGCGACTGTGGCTGCGGCTACGGCAACCTGGTGGTGGTGCAGCACGCCGACGGCACCCGCACCTACTACGGCCACAACAAGAGCATTCGGGTAGCCGTGGGCCAGCAGGTACAAACGGGCACGGTGCTGGGCCTGGAAGGCACCACGGGCCAGTCGTCGGGCGACCATATCCACTTTGAATGGCGGGCCGCCGGCGGCAATGCCTCCACCATCGGTACCTTCGCCGATGCCGGCCAGCCCCGCCAGGGCTTCCCTTACCTTTCCTCTACGCCCGCGCCGGGCAGCACCCCGCCGCCCGCTACCGATACGCAGGCTCCCACCTCTACGCTGGCCGCCGTGGGCGGCACCACGCAGTCGGCGGATTTCACCGTCAACTTCACCGACGCCGATAATGTGGGCGTGGCGGAGCGGTTTTACCAGGTGCTGGAGAATACCGGGGCCGAGTGGCGGGCCAACCGCGGCAACGGCTTCTATAACGACAACTTCGGCACCGGCGCCCTGCACCCCGACTACACCCTGGGCCAGGCCGACTGGCAGGGCACTTGGGCCGTGACGACGGATGGCCGCCTACGCCAGAGCAGCCTCACGGCCACCAACACCGCTGCCACCACTTTCCTGTCGCAGACCGCCGGCAACGCCTACCTCTACCACTTCGCCGCCCGCCTCGTCGGCGACGACAACACCCGCACGGGCCGCTTCGGGCTGCACCTGATGGCCTCGGACGCCACCTTGCGCGAGCGGGGCAACTCCTACCTGGTATGGTTCACGAACGACGACCAGAAAGTGCGCATCATCGAGACAATAAACAACGTGCTGTATGAGCGGGCCAGCGCCGACGTGGTGGTGGCCGCCGGCAGCTTTGCCGACTACAAAATCAGCTACAGCACCAACAGCGGCACGATTCGGGTGTTCCAGAACAACCGCCCGGTGCTAAGCTGGACCGACGCCACGCCCCTCACTTCGGGCTCTTATATGTCGCTGCGCACCAACCAGGCCCAGGTAGATTTCGACGACCTGAAGGTGTACAAGGCCCGCAGCACCAGCAAGGTGGTGACCGTGGGCTCGGCCACCAGCAAAGATGCCCGCCGGGTGTCGCCGAACAGCACCACGCCGGCTTGCAAAGTAAAGAGCATGGTGCGCGACGCCGCCGGCAACTGGTCGGCGGCCGGCAACCTGGACATTATCATCCCGGCCCCGGCCAGCGCCGCCACTGCCCTGCGCGCCGACGTGTACCCCAACCCGCTCGAAACCAACGCCACCCTGCGCTACGCCCTGCCCGGCTCGGCTCCCGTGCGCGTGGCCGTCCTCGACCGGTTTGGCCGCACGGTGCTGAGCTGGCCCGAGGAAACCCAGGCCGCCGGCACCCACGAACTGGCCCTGACCCGCCTAGCTTCCCTAGCCCCCGGCACCTACTTCGTGCAGGTGCGCGCCGGCCGCCAAGCCACCGTCACGCGCGTGGTGCGGCAGTAA